In Thunnus albacares chromosome 10, fThuAlb1.1, whole genome shotgun sequence, a single window of DNA contains:
- the LOC122990959 gene encoding uncharacterized protein LOC122990959 encodes MQWTWKLPEEPPPSLNIQAEDNVSVADDSDFEVVESEDAEGLESQLEHNLAALFLKMSSVLNISETSLQEVIEQINQINLLSQPLLHTSLQRILDQPNDSLVGEIVREVTKSNAFLRFTSPGGSLSTASKRKAYILNNFSVVMPIEFVLKNDKQTVMYVPILQMLQTLLANKDILEKAMSPETNLTQKYNSFRDGSCFKSNSLLKEQIFTIVLFLYIDDFEVANPLGTSRNKHKLCAIYWALGNLHSKYRSGLHCIQLALLCKASDIKDHGYWETLRPLIQDLASLEQHGVYVEQLGASVKGTVLFVAADNLAAHSLGGFFESFTVSQICRFCMAKREEIQHKEVRTGSFQPRTEENHDQQVKNVQQDPSLAPQFGVNYLSSRPNPCLAFIPLKWTHLEYPPRFINQDPSKPD; translated from the exons ATGCAGTGGACAT GGAAGTTACCTGAAGAACCTCCCCCCAGTTTAAATATTCAAGCCGAGGATAATGTCTCTGTAGCTGATGATTCTGACTTTGAAGTCGTGGAGAGCGAAGATGCAGAAGGACTGGAGAGTCAGTTGGAACATAATTTGGCTGCTCTATTTCTGAAAATGTCCTCAGTTCTTAACATTTCGGAGACTTCCCTGCAAGAAGTTATAGAACAGATCAATCAGattaatttactgtcacagcCGTTGTTACATACCTCACTTCAAAGAATACTCGATCAGCCTAATGACTCTTTAGTGGGTGAAATAGTGAGAGAAGTTACTAAGAGTAATGCATTCCTGAGATTCACTTCTCCTGGAGGGTCGTTGTCAACTGCAAGCAAACGAAAAGCatacattttaaacaacttCTCTGTGGTAATGCCAATTGAATTTGTGCTGAAAAATGACAAGCAGACAGTTATGTATGTCCCGATATTACAAATGTTGCAGACGTTGCTagcaaataaagacattttggaAAAGGCCATGTCACCTGAGACAAATCTGACACAGAAATACAATTCTTTTAGGGATGGTTCCTGCTTTAAAAGTAACTCTCTCTTGAAAGAGCAAATATTTACGATTGTTCTTTTCTTGTACATAGATGATTTTGAGGTGGCAAACCCTTTGGGAACttccagaaacaaacacaagttaTGTGCAATCTACTGGGCACTTGGTAATCTGCACTCAAAGTATCGTTCCGGTCTCCATTGCATTCAGCTTGCCCTGCTCTGCAAGGCCAGTGATATCAAAGACCATGGTTATTGGGAAACTCTGCGCCCTCTCATTCAAGACCTGGCTTCTCTTGAGCAACATGGTGTGTATGTTGAACAGCTAGGGGCCAGTGTAAAAGGCACTGTATTATTTGTTGCTGCAGATAATTTAGCTGCTCATTCTCTTGGAGGGTTTTTCGAAAGCTTCACCGTTAGCCAAATATGTCGATTCTGTATGGCAAAACGAGAGGAAATACAACACAAGGAAGTGCGAACAGGCTCATTTCAACCAAGAACAGAGGAAAATCATGACCAACAGGTCAAGAACGTACAACAGGATCCTTCTTTGGCTCCACAGTTTGGTGTTAACT
- the LOC122990960 gene encoding uncharacterized protein LOC122990960, with protein MSSVLNISETSLQEVIEQINQINLLSQPLLHTSLQRILDQPNDSLVGEIVREVTKSNAFLRFTSPGGSLSTASKRKAYILNNFSVVMPIEFVLKNDKQTVMYVPILQMLQTLLANKDILEKAMSPETNLTQKYNSFRDGSCFKSNSLLKEQIFTIVLFLYIDDFEVANPLGTSRNKHKLCAIYWALGNLHSKYRSGLHCIQLALLCKASDIKDHGYWETLRPLIQDLASLEQHGVYVEQLGASVKGTVLFVAADNLAAHSLGGFFESFTVSQICRFCMAKREEIQHKEVRTGSFQPRTEENHDQQVKNVQQDPSLAPQFGVNCKKSYHHI; from the coding sequence ATGTCCTCAGTTCTTAACATTTCGGAGACTTCCCTGCAAGAAGTTATAGAACAGATCAATCAGattaatttactgtcacagcCGTTGTTACATACCTCACTTCAAAGAATACTCGATCAGCCTAATGACTCTTTAGTGGGTGAAATAGTGAGAGAAGTTACTAAGAGTAATGCATTCCTGAGATTCACTTCTCCTGGAGGGTCGTTGTCAACTGCAAGCAAACGAAAAGCatacattttaaacaacttCTCTGTGGTAATGCCAATTGAATTTGTGCTGAAAAATGACAAGCAGACAGTTATGTATGTCCCGATATTACAAATGTTGCAGACGTTGCTagcaaataaagacattttggaAAAGGCCATGTCACCTGAGACAAATCTGACACAGAAATACAATTCTTTTAGGGATGGTTCCTGCTTTAAAAGTAACTCTCTCTTGAAAGAGCAAATATTTACGATTGTTCTTTTCTTGTACATAGATGATTTTGAGGTGGCAAACCCTTTGGGAACttccagaaacaaacacaagttaTGTGCAATCTACTGGGCACTTGGTAATCTGCACTCAAAGTATCGTTCCGGTCTCCATTGCATTCAGCTTGCCCTGCTCTGCAAGGCCAGTGATATCAAAGACCATGGTTATTGGGAAACTCTGCGCCCTCTCATTCAAGACCTGGCTTCTCTTGAGCAACATGGTGTGTATGTTGAACAGCTAGGGGCCAGTGTAAAAGGCACTGTATTATTTGTTGCTGCAGATAATTTAGCTGCTCATTCTCTTGGAGGGTTTTTCGAAAGCTTCACCGTTAGCCAAATATGTCGATTCTGTATGGCAAAACGAGAGGAAATACAACACAAGGAAGTGCGAACAGGCTCATTTCAACCAAGAACAGAGGAAAATCATGACCAACAGGTCAAGAACGTACAACAGGATCCTTCTTTGGCTCCACAGTTTGGTGTTAACTGTAAAAAATCTTATCATCATATCTGA
- the LOC122990224 gene encoding uncharacterized protein LOC122990224, producing the protein MANLMDQTFSLRRQEIVKKEPAVQDIVERWPALFTEGEVFAEFSRIATKHLESSFFESLDKHTPRIIELLQSKKGAAGLKIQELMANLSSDVTARRSMVLKGLPIVFGDDPNKFYKTCFETTKDEAIDNVTVGVLTILSEDDPEQPVSTAIVLEGGIVMDKIRDLPQAFCLIFGLTYALNLDYPKCVGNTFKFIQSVMLGLGNKALPPKLLTVKNMLFDE; encoded by the exons ATGGCAAACTTGATGGACCAGACATTCTCACTACGCCGGCAAGAGATCGTGAAAAAGGAGCCTGCTGTACAGGACATAGTGGAACGGTGGCCAGCCCTGTTTACAGAGGGAGAG gtCTTTGCAGAGTTTAGCAGAATTGCCACCAAACATCTTGAAAGCAGTTTCTTTGAGTCTCTTGACAAGCACACTCCACGAATCATTGAACTCCTGCAGTCAAAAAAGGGAGCTGCTGGACTGAAGATTCAAGAGTTAATGGCCAACTTG TCATCGGATGTAACTGCAAGACGCTCCATGGTCCTCAAAGGCCTTCCCATCGTCTTTGGTGATGACCCAAACAAGTTCTATAAGACATGTTTT GAGACAACGAAAGATGAGGCCATAGACAATGTCACAGTCGGTGTATTGACCATCCTAAGTGAAGACGATCCTGAGCAGCCCGTGTCCACAGCCATCGTCCTTGAGGGAGGTATTGTGATGGACAAAATTCGGGACTTGCCACAGGCATTTTGCCTCATATTTGGCCTCACATATGCCTTGAACCTCGATTACCCAAAATGTGTTGGAAACacattcaaattcattcaaaGTGTAATGCTTGGTTTGGGAAACAAAGCCCTCCCCCCAAAACtgttaacagttaaaaacatgttgtttgaCGAATGA